The genomic stretch TCCACGCATCTTTGGAGTACCTGCCCTAAGTGTGTCAAACATTCTTCAAATGTATCCCCTACGACTCAGAAGTCGTCCATGAATACCTACATAGAGTCTTCGACCATATCCgaaaaaatagacaaaatgCAACGCTGAATTGTTGTTGGGGCATTACATAGCCCGAATGGCATCCTTTTGAATGCAAATGTTCCATAAGGGCAAGTaaaagtggttttctcttggtcttccgaCGCATTAGAGGTTTAATTGTCACCGGAGTACCCATCCAAGAAACAATACCTCCCTCTTTCTGATAATCGGTCAAGTATGTGGTCCATAAAAGGCATTGGAAAATGGTCTTTCTCGGTCCATGAGTTGAGCTTTCgatagtccatgcatactctccacccAGTCACTGGTCTAGTTGGCATAAGTTCTCTTTTTGCATTTGGGACTACGGTTATACCTCCCTTTTTCGGTACACATTACACCAGAATTACCCACTTGCTATCTGCAATAGAGTAGATCACTCCTGCATCTAGcacttgatgatttcctttttgaccacctcttgcattggaGGGTTCAATCTCCATTGATGCTCCACACTAGGTTTACATTCACTGTCGAGCCGAATCTTGTGAGTAGAGATACTAGGAGGAATTCCTACTAAATCGTCTATTGTCCATTAAATAGCTTTTATATGCTTCCGCAATACCTCAATGAGCAATTTCACCTGCCTTTCAAGAAAATCGGCTGCGATAATCACTAGTAAAGTATTATTGGCTCCTAGAAGGCATATTTGAGATGAGAGGGTAAGGCTTTTAACTCTAGATTCAGTGGTTCTTCTGTTGATGGATCTGCAGGAGGACTTTCTCTGTTTTTTAGGTCAATATCCAACTTGATTGTATTCCTTGAATATACTCCTAATCCTGATAAGGTAGCTACCATGTCCTCATAGCCTTGAATTTCGAATTCATCATAATTGGCAAGTACAGATTCAAGGGCATTCTTGCGCATTAAATGGCTCACACTTGCCATTGCCTTATCTATAACATCCTTAGTAGACACCACATGGATATTACTTGGTTACTTCATGGATTTACAGATATTGAAGGCCACCTCATCATCGTTCACATGAAACTTCAATTTCCCTCTTTCGACATCCACCAATGCTCTCCTGGTGACTAAGAATTgccttcccaaaataatggggATTTCAGCATCGATCTCACAATCTAGAATCACAAAATTAGCCATAAAGATGAACCGATCTACTTTTACCAATATGTCATAGAGTATCCCCACTGGGTGCTTGATTAATAGATCAGCCATGAGGAATCTCATTGTGGTTTCCTTTGGTTCACCCAAACCAAGTTGCTTGTTTATTGCATAGGGCATCAAGTTAATGCTTGCTCCTAAATCGCACAAAGCTTTAGCGAATTGGAGCATGCCAATTGTGCATGGGATTGTGAATGCCCCAGGGTCTTCTCTCTTAGTGATTGACTCATTTGTCATAATTGCACTGCAACTATGGGGCACCTCTATCGTTTCATAGTCCAAGCTCCTCTTCTTTGTGACCAgctctttcatgaatttggcgTACCTTGgcatttccaacaatgcttccaCCAGAGGAATGTTAATTGATAAATTCTGGAATTAgtgacaaattttttttgaacttctcaTCTTTATTCTTTGTTTTCAAACGTTGAGGAAATGGTGAAGGTATTTTGGGTAAAGGGTGCGTGACTTTTGGAACTTGAACATGTTGCCCTGCATCCTCTTGTGGTTCTTTGGCAAGGTTTTATGGAATAGACAATTCTCGTTCCTTTATACCCTGGCTCTCTTCCTGCATTTGAGGAGCCTCATCCTCCATCACATTCCCTTTTGCCATCTTTCATCTACGGGTAACTACAACCAGCCCTTTTTCATTATCTTCTATCAGTGTCCTGG from Solanum stenotomum isolate F172 unplaced genomic scaffold, ASM1918654v1 scaffold10111, whole genome shotgun sequence encodes the following:
- the LOC125849714 gene encoding uncharacterized protein LOC125849714, encoding MAKGNVMEDEAPQMQEESQALLEMPRYAKFMKELVTKKRSLDYETIEVPHSCSAIMTNESITKREDPGAFTIPCTIGMLQFAKALCDLGASINLMPYAINKQLGLGEPKETTMRFLMADLLIKHPVGILYDILVKVDRFIFMANFVILDCEIDAEIPIILGRQFLVTRRALVDVERGKLKFHVNDDEVAFNICKSMK